A stretch of DNA from Lysinibacillus sp. B2A1:
CAAATTGCCAGAATAGATTTCGTTTAGAGGCATCCACTAATATTTTTGCAATCTCTTTATCTTTATATATTCCACCATCACTGAAAAATATTATATATGCTGGTATATCTTTCCTTGGTTCCTTTTTTACATAGTGATGGATGATATCCTTCATAACAGGTGGCTCATTATTATCCATACCTAGACCACCGAATATTTTAGGTCCAGGATATGTTTGTTTAATATAATCCTCAAAATCTCTCTCTGTTACACTTCTCGCTTTCATAAATTTAGACCCAAAGAACCAAACATCTAATTCGCCATTATCGTCCATGCAGGCAGCCACAGCTAGCACACGTTCAAAAGCACGCTGAATGGTCCCATTTCGGTATAGCTGTGTCATAGAGCCTGATGCATCAAAAACAACTGCTACACGTGATTTCTCAAGTGCAATTTTCTTCTTTTCCAATGAAATGGAAACTTTTCTTTTCAGTAAATCAATTTTTGATAAATTAACATCTTGAACAGGTTCATCTTGAGGAACAGATGGAGCTTCCGGCACTTCAGGCTCTTCAACCTCTACTCCATACGATTCAGCTAATGGCTTTAACCCGCCATTAAATCCTCTGCCAATCGCTCGAAATTTAAATTTTGATTGGTGTCGATATACTTCTGCAAGAACCAATGCTCTTTCTTCAGTAGCATCATCGATTTGATAACAAACTTCCCCATGAGTTCCCTTTACTGTGATACTTAGTCCTTGAACAGTATCAAATGTTGAGTTTCCTTCTAATGTTGCTGTAAAAAAACAATGCTGTATAGTTGGAGAAAGCTTTTCTAGCTGAATAGTAAAAACTACCTTATTCATGTCATTTTCTTTCAACCAAACACTTCGTTCTGGATCGGTTTCTTGGTTATAAAATATCATGTACTCATCTGATGGAACTTTGCCATCAGCAGCTACTAAAAAAGAACTTACATCTAATACAGATGTAGAGCTCCATCGTACTTCCACGCTGAGACTGCCACTCTCTGATAGAACCGTATTACCGCCTTTTTGTAAAGAAACAATGTTAGCCATATCAAAACTCCCTTTATACTGTTTTTACCCTGTCCCTAATTCTATGTATTTCTTTCTATGCTTTCTTTCACTTAAAACATATAATGATTATAATTTTATATTCAAAATTTATATATTTCTACCTTACTTATAATCATTTATTGGTCCTTTATCCATTATGACTTCTACCATATTTGAAGACCCCATCCTAAGTTTAGGTCTACGTTCTGAATTCGGTGTACTATAAAGCTCTAATGGGCTGATAATAACTCCATCTTGCGTACTATGAAGTATTCCGGGAACACAGGAATAAATTCTATCATTATTATTTGCATTCTTGGCGAATATTGTAACAGAGGTTCCATTATGATTATCTATACTTATGGACACCTTGTATCTGTAAAATGAGCCTGTTCCATTTGACTGAGCAGAGTAAACCACAGGAACAACTGCAAGAATATTATTATTTAACCTTAATTTGATTACTTCTGTCTTTGTTGATCGACTATCTCTCCCAACATCCCCCATATGTTCGACAGCTCCATTGCCAAAATTCCTGAGTGGAGGTGTTCCTTTCGCCCCAAACATAGCTACATCTATCTGCTTACCATCCTTTGTATAGACTAAAGCATATATATCATAATCTGTACCCGTCTTCCAAGATACCGTAGCAGTAATTTCTGGAGTTTTATCAATGATAACTGGCCTTTGACCTTTGATCAGACTTATCTTACCCTTTACTTTTTCAAGGTTTATTGATGACAATGTGTTTTGTCTTTTCTTATTTTCAGGTACAGCTTGGGGTTTATCAGGTTCTTGTGGTATATCTTTTTTAATTGTTTTAGTATCAGAAGACGTGTTTTGCTCATCAGGTTCAACCTCAACACCGTAATTTTCACATAACCCTTTAAGACCAGAATCAAATCCACGCCAGATTGATCTTGCTTTTGTCTGACCATTCCTTAGATATAATTCTAATACTACGATTCCATTTTCATTTGCAAAACTAAATGGGGTTAACTGGATAATAGTATTATCGGAACATATCTCCGCCTTCAAATTTTTCACATTAAATTAGTATATTATAAAAATTTTTCGCAATAATTTAATTCAGTAGATTTAGATATCAAACACTTAGACATTTAAAGCAAACGAAAAAATCGCCCTTATTTAGCATTGAAAGGCGATTTCTAATAATATTGATAAAAAAAGTTGTAAATTATCTATTATAATCATGCTCTTCTTGGTGTATATCAATAAGGTTAATTATAAATTATCTAGAAATATCTATGTTTTTTTAGACATAAAATATTCTTTATGCTCTCCAGCCAACCTCTTTAGCAACTCTTTTTACCTGATTTATAAATTTATCCTGTTTTCTACCTTTATCTTCTATAGCCTTATCACTTGTAGATGCCCATCTGAAAATTTGCTCTATACTCCCGTAACCCCTCTTAAAAGCCTTAGCTAGTTTTAAACAATTTTCTTTACTCGGCGAAAATGACAACACTACTCTTAACTCCTCATCTGTCCATTCCTTCCCCTTATTTTGCTCATCATATTCGATTTCCTTTTCAATAGATAATAAAATTTCCTTAGCAAAGGTGATTCTCTCGCTTAGTTCCATTCCTTCTACATCGTTACTAATTAACGTTAAAAAATCTTCTTTAAATATTTTTTTTGTCATCTTATTTTACCCCTTTTTAAGTAATTAGTATCACTAACTTAGTTACCTAGCTCATCATTTACTTGATTAAAAAAGTCTCGAACCTTTTCGTCATAATCTTCCTCTAATCCCTTTACAACTAAATTAACAGCCTGGGAAAGACTATTTACACTTATAATTTCTCCATTACCAATTTGGTCTGTAGTAAATACCAAGAACTCCTTTCCTCCTTCTAACTTTGCAATTGTAGATGCATATAAACCTTCTTCCTGTTTATTAGCATTACTTAGACTATATTGAAGAATTGCATCAGAATAAGCACCGATAAAGTATCCATCAACATTATAAATATCATGATTAATCTCGATTTCATTAACACCATCTGGATCAGTTATTTCAAGTAACCGATTGAATACTTCCATTATAGATACTATTTCTTCCTTTTTTTCTATTTCTGATAGTTTACTTCTCAAACCGAAATTCTTTTTTTTCTGGTTAATCTCCGCCAGTAGAAAAGAATGGATATTTTGTAGGTTTGATATTTTCCGATATGCATCTTTATCTTTATTATTTAGAGCTTGTAGAACAGTAGATTCTGAAAAGTTAAGAGCACTGCCTAAGTATTCATTTTTATGTCCAAGAATGGTTTTGATTTTTTTACACTCTTTTTGAATAATTTTTAATTCTTCTTCCGTCATATTCATCCTCCTTTTGATATTTTCTTCAAATACTTTACCATTTTTATCAACTTTTTTTATTCAAAAAATCAACAAAGATTCCACAAAAAAACGTTATAATATAATCGGACTAACTTTATAAACTGGTGTAAAATCAAAATGGGAGAAGAAAAATCGCCATCAGACGACCTTTCTTCTCCCTTATCCAAAAATGTTCAACTACATTATTGCTGAAACAATTCTATTTATAAATCTAGTTTCATAACTTAAAGTAGCTCCTCTAAGTAATGAATTAGACATTTGTGTTTACTACGCCTTTAGGCTCCACCAACATAACATGGCATTCCTTTTCGGCGAAAGGCTTTTGATCGACCCCTCCTGGAACAATAAACATCTCTCCCTTGGAGATTTTCACCTGACCATCACGAAAATCAATGAACATTTCTCCTTCGATTACAATGAATACCTTATCTGCGCCTTCATGATTGTGCCAGATAAAATCCCCATCAATCTTAATCAACTTAAATAGAGAATCATTTATTTCACCAACGACTTTCGGTGACCAGAGCTCGTTGATTTGAGATAGCTCCTCATTCAGATTAATAGCTTGATAATGCATACTCATCTCTCCTTCTTTTTGATGCTGCTTTTTCAATGGCATTCTTTTCGACTTTTAGAACTTATTTAAGGCATTTGTTATATTTTGCAAAGCATATTCAATAGCCAATGGACCACCAGTAATAGCGGAAGTATCCATTAAATAGATATTACCTTTCTTTACGGCATTCAGATTATTCCATACATTACTTTGTTTTAAGTCATTCATTAATTTTTCCTTCTTTGTAATGTCACCTATAAGGAAAATATGAT
This window harbors:
- a CDS encoding tellurium resistance protein TerF, whose translation is MANIVSLQKGGNTVLSESGSLSVEVRWSSTSVLDVSSFLVAADGKVPSDEYMIFYNQETDPERSVWLKENDMNKVVFTIQLEKLSPTIQHCFFTATLEGNSTFDTVQGLSITVKGTHGEVCYQIDDATEERALVLAEVYRHQSKFKFRAIGRGFNGGLKPLAESYGVEVEEPEVPEAPSVPQDEPVQDVNLSKIDLLKRKVSISLEKKKIALEKSRVAVVFDASGSMTQLYRNGTIQRAFERVLAVAACMDDNGELDVWFFGSKFMKARSVTERDFEDYIKQTYPGPKIFGGLGMDNNEPPVMKDIIHHYVKKEPRKDIPAYIIFFSDGGIYKDKEIAKILVDASKRNLFWQFVGLGNANYGVLRKLDNLPGRKIDNANFFALDDLDKISDEELYNRLLNEFPIWLKEARKKGILH
- a CDS encoding cupin; amino-acid sequence: MHYQAINLNEELSQINELWSPKVVGEINDSLFKLIKIDGDFIWHNHEGADKVFIVIEGEMFIDFRDGQVKISKGEMFIVPGGVDQKPFAEKECHVMLVEPKGVVNTNV